DNA from Mycobacterium bourgelatii:
CGGGTAAACACTCAAGCGGACCCAGAACAGCTTCGAGACCGTCGATCTCGATTGCTTGGCGCGCTTGGACACCGAGGCCGAGCTCATCGCCCATGCGTCCGCGAACTTCATTCGCGTATTTCGAGACCCAGCGTTCATTCGCACCTCCGGATCGCGATGGCCGACTACGCACACCGAGCATGTACAACAGATCTTGGTCGCTGGCGTGATAGTCGCCGTCGACAAGGAACTGGCCATCTTCTTTGACCTGCTTCAGGCACTCGCCAGCAAAATAAAGTCCTTGCGGAAGGACCCATCGACCGAGTCCGTTTCGCACGTGAATGATCCGCGCTGCACGTCCTTCAAGCACGCTCGCGAACGCCTCGTGAACCTGTTGCACACCTGACCCACGCATCGCGATCCATAGCTCGTCCCAGTCGACCTTGCCCGTCCGTCGGAGCGAGGTGAGAAGTTCCAGCATCTCGCCGCCATCCTCGAAAGCGGTAACCCCGAGCGCCTCGAGCGCGGCTGCGGCGGTCGCGTTGGAAACCACCTCCTGGTGAACGAAAGACGTTCCATGCTGAGCTGAACTCGTTCGAAGAAAGCACCGCCCACGAACTGGTTGAGCAAGGGACTTGTTTTCCAGCAGAACGATCCGGGCATCACGGACGTCCTTCTCCGTATTGCCACCTTTGAAAATGAGATTCGCAGCCAGTTCGATCGCCGCCGCCGATTGAGCCGGGTCGGGATCCGCGACAACCGAATGCAGCCAATGCAGAACCCTTCCCGCCGGCTTCGGCCGGTCACCCTCCTGAGTCAAGCGATCAACCTTGGACCGCCGTTCGATTGTGCTGGTGCAATCCGGGTGCACCCAACTGCTGCGGTTCCCTGTGACCGCAAGCCACATCTTGGCGTACTCCATGACGTCATCCGGAATGCGCTGCAACGCAGAAGGCGAGCGCAGCTGACCGTCGAGGTCCGGCAGGCACCGAGAATCCCTCAGCGCTTTGAAAACCGGTTCATTCAGTACCTTGTCAGCCCAGCTCCGGGCTTCCTTACCGCGGGCCGGGAGTACGTCGATGTAGCGGCCGTATGCTCCATCGGCGATCAGATCCTTGCGGGCGGCTACCACCAGCTTAGGCAGGACACTTTCGAGGATTTCGAGGTTGAAAAGACACTCGATGACGTTGATCCGGTCGTCCGACAGCTTCCACGGTGCGTTGATCCGGCCACTCAGGGTGACGTCGGACTTGACCGGGAAGTAGGCGGACAGTTGGCCGACGCCGACGGCGCCGCCGAGCGGCAGCGCCCAGCTGACGGTGACCGAATCACGCCGTGCCGAATGACCGGCCGATTCCAACGCCTGAGCAGAAGGTTTGTGATCGTTCGATACCACCAACCATTCCCGGTCACCGTCAGGTGTTGTGAGCGTGACCCGGTTGCCCTTCTTCGATGCCGCAAATCGGCGTGACCGATCGGCGACACAATCGACCAGATCCAAGATCCGCACGTGCGGCGTGAAAAGATTGAACGACTCGTCAAACTCCTGAATCTCCACGGAAAGCTGAGATGCGGCGCCCGTTTTGAGCGGTACCTTGACCACAGTGGTTGCCCAAGTCGACAACTCGGCAAGGTGCGGATCCGTACGAAAATCAACCAACGGGTCGAGCGTCCACGCCAGTCGCAGCGCCGGGACTCCCGACGGTTCATAATGTCGCCCGAGCTCGGTCGACAGGGTCTCTGACGATTGCGACCGGCTGAATCCGAATGACACCGACCGGCTGAAGATCTGCGGGTGATCCGAGATGCCGCTGATGGACTTGAAACCCAGCCCAAACCGCCCGATCTCGGCGCCAGTCTTGTTGGAGAGGTGCGTGTACAGCAGGGCGCGTACGCCCGAGTCCTCGAACGGCTTACCCTCATTTGCGACATACAACGCACCCTCGGTCAAACTAACCTGGATACGTCCCGGTGCTCCCTGCAGCGCGTCCGCGGCGTTCTGCACGAGTTCCTGAATCTGCTTCCGGCCATAACCGCCCTCGGCAATTCCTCGTTCTTTACCTGCGTCCTCTTCAACTCGATTCGGATCCTCGATGTAGACGCGGATGCATCGATCACGAAAGTCGTCGACCAATCCCTCCAAGACAGGATCAGGATCAGTCCAACCCCTGCATATCACGATTCGCACCCCACAAACTCACCGACAGCAAACACTGACTGCAGCATTCCAGCCGCTCGGTAAGAGTGTCTATCATTCACGTCCGACAATTCGTGATCAGTCATCGAGAACGATATGGCCTCGATCGAATTCGGGCCGGCCCCGAGCCCGGCTCCCCCGCGTGCCGCTGCGTGGAACGTTTGATCGCCGGCTCCCATCTGTGCCATGCCGACGGAAGACCAGATGACGGATCCGGCGCCTCGATCATCGACTTTTTCGCAGACCCCGGCGGACTGACGTCGGAGCGACTTGGCTGGAGATCCCCGTCACCGTGCATGCGCCACCCACGCGGTGATCGACGGCCATCTCGGTGGGGTCCACGTCGATGAGCCGGACCTGGCTCGCCCGCTGCTGGCCAGTGCAGTCAGGTCTGACACTGCGTCCGGTAACCAAACTGGCCGACGGCTCGTGCCTTAGCGTGCTGCCCACCACCAGCGAACGTCAACGCATCCGCCGCCACCAGGCCCGCGGCTTGTCTACCGTCCCGCAAGGCCCCGTGGTGCGAGTCATCGACTACGACGTTGCCGACCGTGACACCGACAACCGATCACCGATCCGGTTGATCACCACCATCGTCGATCCCGAACGAGTCAGCGCCGCCGAACTTGCCGCGGCCTATCACCAACGCTGGGAATTCGAATCCATTCTGGCGGAGAACAAACCCGCCAACGCGGCTGTTACCGGGTGTTGCCTTCACACAGCCCCGACATGGTGCGCCAGGAGATTTGGGCATTGCTCTTACCCACTACGCGATCCGCGCCCTGATGTGTGAGGCCGCCGACCCCGACGAGTTCGACCCGCTACGGACATGGTTCGTCCGCACCCTGCGCATCGTCGGCCGCTATGTCACCGGGCAGGCACCGAGCGCCGCCCGAAGTCCCCCTCACCCACACAAACTTAACAGCATTGGCATCAAACCCAGGGGTGTAGCCGTCATCGATATCGGCCTGCCGCAACCAGGAGCGCACCGACTCGATCCCCTAACCCGGTTGGCGGGCGACCCGCTACCCCGTCCCATGCTCGGTGCCCAACTCGGCACGCAAGGTAAGGACCATCCGCACGGCAGCCGCCTCCACCGGGCCGTACCGCGACGTCGACATTCCAGGCACCAGTTCCTTCGGCATGCCTCCATCCTCGTTTCCCAAAATCTAAAGTCTCCACATATCCCAGGGTCATTCAGACTGAATCGCCCTGGGATATGTGGAGACTCCGGCAGAGTTGGCGAAGGGCTGCGAATGACGGCGAAAACTCAGCTTCGAGCCTGAACGCCCCTGCTGAAAGTCTGGTGTGTCGGCGGCGCAATGCACAGCGTTGACGGGGCTGCCGGCTACCATCACTGCCATGCCGCGGGAAGATGGTCCGACAGTCTGCCAACACCGCATCATCGATCTCTTTGCTGGCCCCGGCGGCCTCGATGTGGGTGCTACCTGGCTAGGAATCCCGGTGACGGGAATCGAACTGGACGAGGGTGCATGCGCGACTCGCGCCGCCGCCGGACTTGATACGGTCCAGGGCGACGTGCGCGTGTACGGGCCGAGCGACTTCCCGGATGCAACCGTTCTTACGGGAGGACCGCCTTGCCAGACGTTCACTGTCGCTGGCAAAGGCACTGGCAGACGCGTAATCGAGCAGATCACCCGCTCCGTCACGGCCATGGCCGACGACCCCGGGGCGCATTCGGCGCGAGGGTGGTCGACTGACGAACGGACGGAACTGATTCTCGAGCCGATGCGGTGGGCACTTCTAGCTCTAAAGGCCAACGTTCCCTTTGAGGCGATCGTTCTGGAACAGGTGCCCGCTGTGCTACCGGTTTGGGAAGCTTTCCGTGAGGTGCTCCAGAACCACGATTACAACTGCGCCGTCGGGATTCTTCGGTCGGAAGAATTCGGGGTCCCACAGACACGTCGTCGCGCAATCCTGATTGCGCGGCATGGCGGAGGCAAGGTCGACCTCCCGGTCCCAACACACGACACCTTTCGGAAGGGTTCACCAAACCAGGGGGCGATCGGACGTGAACCCTGGGTTTCCATGGGTCACGCTCTCACGCGTGAGTCGAGTTTCACCGTCATCTCTAACTACGGCAGCGGCGGTAATCCCCGTAATCGTGGACAGCGCCACTCCGGCGAACCGGCGGCGACAGTGACAGGAAAAGTCATGCGGAATCGCCTCCGGCTTGCCACCGGCGAGTGGAGCCGACTGTCGCATCGCGAGGCCGGAGTCCTTCAGACATTTCCGCACGACTTTCCGTGGTCCGGCTCCGATATCGGTCAGCAGATCGGCAATGCCATCCCTCCGCGATTGGCGGTGCATGTGCTCGCACAAGCGCTACAAATCCCGCTGTCTGGAAAAGAACTCGACCGAGTAGTCAAGGTTTCGTGGCAGGAAGGACGGCGTTCTCCACTGCGCCCCCCGTCCAGCCATAGCGAAAAAACGATGGCGATGGCCTCTGAATGACCGGTTAACCACCCACTCCACGCAGCTCACGCAATTTAGCGCAAATTGCATCTGCGACAGCTGCGGGCTCCTCATGCTCCCAGAAACGTAGGACCGTCCACCCGCGTGCTGCCAAAAAGGCATCGGTTTTGCGATCTCTCAGGATATTTGCGTCAAGCTTTTGCGCCCACCACTCCCCATTTGCCCGTGGTCTGGTCGCGTGCTGAGGGCAGCCATGCCAGAAACACCCGTCTATGAAAACGACCAGACGCAGGGTCCTCCAAATGATGTCCGCCTTGCATCGGTAGTCGGGCTCCGGCCTGACGTCGACGCGATACCTAATGCCCCGCGCGTGAAGAATCTGCCTTACCAACAATTCCGCCTGAGTGTCGCGGCGGCGTTGCTTGCTCATACGCGAACGCGCTGAATCAGACGACGCAACCGGCCGGGATCTGACCGGTTCGCTCATGGCTGGTTGCTCGCTCACAACACCAGCGTGTCACACCGAACTCTTGACGAATCCAATCCGTTGGCTCGTTCTTCAAAGCAGCCGATTAGCGCACCTCCCGTGACGGCCCCAGCCACCTGAATCCTCACAGTCACAAATGAAGGGCTTGACGACCTCATCGACACCGTGGCCGCCGAAGCCAACCACGAGACCAACCGGCGCCGCCGGCAACGACTCGACGCTGCGTATGACGCGCTCAATAACGCTGCCCGATCTGGCGGAGGCGGATGACGCCGGCGCCTGCCTAGAGCGTCGGAGTCCCGTTCGTTAGACCCCCGTCAAGCAACCAGAATTGTCGGTCCCCCTGGTTAGCCTCAAAGCCGAACCGTCACGACCAGGGAAGACAACGACAATGCCCAAACCGACGCCGCGTCCGCGCCGCATTGACGTCGCATTTGTGCAGCGACCGCGCGTGCCAGAAATAGCGATCGCCGTCTGCGGCCAAGAAGGTGGACCCTTCCGCTACCACGCTGTCTCCGAAGACCGAACCTGGTCCGGACAGCTCGACGCCCCCAACAAAGAGACAGCAATCTTCGACGCGATAGCCGTGATTCGTGACGATGCGCCCGAGCTGGGGCCGGTGCGCTTCCTTGTGTCGCTGCAAGCGAAAAGTCCGCTGTGGCGCTACACCGATGAGATCGCCGCCCTGGTCCCCGGCGTGTCAGTCGGATGGCCCGGCCTCAGCGGCCTCCCGTTGATGGAGGCCGCCAAGGCCGGGTTGACAGCGCAGCCAGCGGAGGTGCCCCCACAGTCAACCGACATGTCTCCGCTGTGGGTGGC
Protein-coding regions in this window:
- a CDS encoding sacsin N-terminal ATP-binding-like domain-containing protein, which encodes MEGLVDDFRDRCIRVYIEDPNRVEEDAGKERGIAEGGYGRKQIQELVQNAADALQGAPGRIQVSLTEGALYVANEGKPFEDSGVRALLYTHLSNKTGAEIGRFGLGFKSISGISDHPQIFSRSVSFGFSRSQSSETLSTELGRHYEPSGVPALRLAWTLDPLVDFRTDPHLAELSTWATTVVKVPLKTGAASQLSVEIQEFDESFNLFTPHVRILDLVDCVADRSRRFAASKKGNRVTLTTPDGDREWLVVSNDHKPSAQALESAGHSARRDSVTVSWALPLGGAVGVGQLSAYFPVKSDVTLSGRINAPWKLSDDRINVIECLFNLEILESVLPKLVVAARKDLIADGAYGRYIDVLPARGKEARSWADKVLNEPVFKALRDSRCLPDLDGQLRSPSALQRIPDDVMEYAKMWLAVTGNRSSWVHPDCTSTIERRSKVDRLTQEGDRPKPAGRVLHWLHSVVADPDPAQSAAAIELAANLIFKGGNTEKDVRDARIVLLENKSLAQPVRGRCFLRTSSAQHGTSFVHQEVVSNATAAAALEALGVTAFEDGGEMLELLTSLRRTGKVDWDELWIAMRGSGVQQVHEAFASVLEGRAARIIHVRNGLGRWVLPQGLYFAGECLKQVKEDGQFLVDGDYHASDQDLLYMLGVRSRPSRSGGANERWVSKYANEVRGRMGDELGLGVQARQAIEIDGLEAVLGPLECLPDLSVTNRTALTLALLNEVDVPRVRVSHPNVPKTARYVAPELWWARQQGLLPTTLGPMPVPDVFVADVQDVPNGLVPSVTQVVLSGDTERVLKLKRRIGDLDPESFRKLVATHAGRDDIVRVGQSYAWWCWTHKDLEPPDRLWVRQSGEWSQVETTGVAVVHNERARAELDEFGIPCVVVDSIDDVRDLSELWQCLQGRDLPVTYSYETSAEPELATDVFPVLDTLAEDELEDIVIQKCLSISKV
- a CDS encoding very short patch repair endonuclease gives rise to the protein MSEPVRSRPVASSDSARSRMSKQRRRDTQAELLVRQILHARGIRYRVDVRPEPDYRCKADIIWRTLRLVVFIDGCFWHGCPQHATRPRANGEWWAQKLDANILRDRKTDAFLAARGWTVLRFWEHEEPAAVADAICAKLRELRGVGG
- a CDS encoding DNA cytosine methyltransferase, which encodes MPREDGPTVCQHRIIDLFAGPGGLDVGATWLGIPVTGIELDEGACATRAAAGLDTVQGDVRVYGPSDFPDATVLTGGPPCQTFTVAGKGTGRRVIEQITRSVTAMADDPGAHSARGWSTDERTELILEPMRWALLALKANVPFEAIVLEQVPAVLPVWEAFREVLQNHDYNCAVGILRSEEFGVPQTRRRAILIARHGGGKVDLPVPTHDTFRKGSPNQGAIGREPWVSMGHALTRESSFTVISNYGSGGNPRNRGQRHSGEPAATVTGKVMRNRLRLATGEWSRLSHREAGVLQTFPHDFPWSGSDIGQQIGNAIPPRLAVHVLAQALQIPLSGKELDRVVKVSWQEGRRSPLRPPSSHSEKTMAMASE